Part of the Syntrophales bacterium genome is shown below.
GATTCTCATTGACCCCCGGAAGACCCCCTTGAGCCGTTTTGCCACCTTGCACCTGAGACCGGCCCTGGGAGGTGATCTGAGCCTCATCCACGGTATTACCCGGATCATGCTCCAGAATGGTTTCTGGAATAAGGAATTTGTCCATGCCCATACCGACGGGTTTCGAGAGTGGGAAGAAAACTTTACAAGGGGAAACCTGAAATTACTGACCAGACAGGCCGGTGTCGGTGATGAGAAACTACACGAGGCTGCCAGGCTTCTCGGTGAGGCCGCAAAAGTCCTCTGCATCTTTGGAGATGGGGTTACCCAGCAGCCGGAGGGAGTGGCCTTGGTGAGGGCTTTGTCTAATTTGATGATCCTGAAAGGAGAATCAGAAGAATGGGACGTCGGTATCCTTCCCCTCCTCAAGGAGAACAATACCCTTGGGGCCTGGGGTATGGGATTAGTTCCTGAATTCCTGCCCGGTTTTGTGCCCTCGGGGGCGAACGCCAACCAGGTACCGGAGAAGGAAAGGCTGACGGCGCTTGAGATGATCCAGGCCGCTGACAAGGGGAAACTTAATGCCCTCTATATCGTGGGTGAAAATCCTCTGATTTCCTTTCCCGATCGCGCCTGGGTGGAGAGGGCTCTGGCCAGGATTCCCTTTCTTGTGGTACAGGATCTCTATCTCACCGAGACGGCAAACATGGCCCGGGTGGTTTTACCGGCGGCATCTTTTGCCGAGAAGGAGGGAACGGTGATCAATCTTGAAGGCAGAATCCAGAAGATCAACAAGGTCTTCCCACCCCTGGGGAATAGTCTTCCCGATGGCCTGATCTTCCGGCGTCTGGGGGAAAAACTGGGCCAGAGGATTGCCCCGGAGGAGCCGACGGAACTCTGGGAGGAAATCGGAAAGAAGGCGCCTCTCTATGGGGGCATCCCCACGCATCTCCTTGTAAGAGGGGAGGGCCGGCTTTCCCCTGGGCAGGTGCGACCGAGATTTCTCCTTTCTGGGACAGATACACCTCAGAAATTTTTAGAAAAAGAAGAGGATTTCCCCTTTTACTTTATGACAGGGGCGGTCAGGCACCACCTCGGGTGGGGGACCCGTACCTCCCGCTCTTCACGCCTGAAAAAATTGGCACCCGATCCTTGCGTAGCCATCTCGCCGGAGGAGGGGGCGGCCCTGGGTCTTGCGGAAGGGGATGAGATACGGATAATTTCGCGGAAGGGGGAGATACAGAGCAGGATTCGCTTTGATCCTGATCTTCCCCGGGGGCTGATCTTTGCTTCCCATGGCTATCCCAGCAGGGGGGAGAACCGTCTCCTCGATCACCTCTGGGATGAGGAGACCAAATCACAACTTCAGAAAGGTTGTGCCGTCAGAATTGAGAGGATTGACGATGAACCAGACAGAGATGACGCTGCCTAAGCTCAATGAGATTCTGAACCCTTACCGGGGTGATCCCGAGGCCCTCATCCCGGTTCTCCAGGAGGTGCAGGAGGTCTTTGGTTATATTCCTCCAGAGACCTTTCCTCACATTGCCGGGGTCTTAAAGGTTTTTCCCTCTCAAGTGCAGGGTGTCATCACCTTTTACTCCCAGTTTTATACGTATCCGAGGGGGAGAAACGTGGTCAGGGTCTGTCGGGGTACTGCCTGTCATGTGCGCGGGGGGAGAGGGGTTTTGCGGGTGGTGCAGCGGGAACTTAATCTCGAAGATGGAGAAACTACCCCGGATTCTCATTTTACCCTGGAAACGGTGGCCTGTCTCGGTGCCTGTGCCCTGGCACCGGTAATGGTGGTTAATCGCACTTACTATGGGAAGATGAATCCGAGGAAGATAGAGACAGTTTTGCATTCTTATAGATAGCCAAAGATTTGGCTGCATTTATTCCTGTTTTTAGGGTGAAAGAGGTCTGCATGGAAAGATTGAGGAATGTAGAAGATTTACTCCACTTCCGACAGAAGTTGATACAAGAGAGGGATCCTGCCAAGCCCTGCGTGACGATCTGTGGAGGTACAGGATGCAGTGCCTGGGGCTCCGAGGAGGTACGTAAGGCATTTACGGAGGAGATAGAAAGACAGGGTCTTAAAGGTAAGATTGATGTCAAAAAGACAGGGTGTCATGGATTCTGTGAACGTGGTCCTGTGACGGTGATCCTGCCGGAGGAGATCTTCTATCAGCAGTTGACTAAGGAAGATGTCCCGGAGGTGGTCCGCGAGACCCTTATCCAGAAAAATGTCATCGGGAGATTACTTTACACCCATCCGGTGACGGGGAAGAAATTCATCTACGATCATGAGATCCCCTTCTATGATAAACAAAAGAGAATTGTTTTCAGTGATAATGGACGGATTGACCCCACAGAGATAGGGGATTATATCGCCCGCGGAGGGTATGCAGCTCTGGGTAAGGCCCTGACCTCCATGATCCCTGAAGAGGTGATTGACTGGGTGGAAAAATCGGGTCTCCGTGGCCGGGGGGGGGCCGGCTTCCCTACCGGTACTAAATGGCGCATTACCCGGCAAAATCCCGGAAAGGCAAAGTATCTGATCTGCAACGCCGACGAAGGAGATCCGGGGGCCTTCATGGACCGCAGTGTGCTGGAAGGAAATCCTCATCTCGTCCTGGAAGGGATGCTCATCGCCGCCTATGCCATGGGGAGCACAGAGGGGTACATCTATGTGCGGGCAGAATACCCTCTCGCCACCAGGCACCTGAAGATCGCCCTGGGGCAGGCGAAAGAGCTTGGCCTTCTCGGGTCCAGGATCTTAGGAACGGATTTTTCCTTTCAAATTAAGATCAAAGAGGGGGCCGGGGCCTTCGTCTGCGGGGAGGAAACGGCCCTCATCACCTCGGTGGAGGGAAAAAGGGGGATGCCCCGTATCCGTCCCCCCTTCCCGGCCCAGGCTGGCCTGAGGGGGCAGCCCACCTGCATCAATAATGTGGAGACCTTTGCCAATGTACGGTCCATCATCCTGAAAGGCTGGGAATGGTATGCAAATATCGGGACAGAGAAGAGTAAGGGGACAAAGATCTTTTCCCTCACCGGCCGGATCAATAACACCGGCCTGGTGGAGGTTCCCATGGGTACTACCTTCAGGGAGGTTATCTTCGATATCGGGGGGGGTATCCCGAAGGGCCGCAACTTCAAGGCCGCCCAGATGGGGGGGCCTTCAGGGGGGTGTATCCCGGCCCGTTTTCTCGACCTGCCTATTGATTATGACTCTCTGCGGGAGGTAGGCTCGATGATGGGATCGGGGGGGCTTATCGTCATGGATGAGAATACCTGCATGGTGGACCTCGCCCGCTTTTTTCTCACCTTTACCCAGGATGAGTCCTGTGGCAAATGCACTCCCTGTCGCCTCGGAACCCTCCAGATGCTCAAGATCCTCACCCGCATTACCAGGGGAGAGGGGAGAGAAGGGGATCTTGAACGTCTGAGGAATATCGGCGAAAACGTGAAAAAGAGTTCTCTATGTGGCCTGGGGCAGACCTGTCCCAATCCCGTACTCTCTACCCTGACCTATTTTAGGGAAGAGTATGAGACCCATATCAAAGAGCATAAGTGTCCGGCAGCGGTCTGTGATGCCATGGTTATCTCGGCCTGTCAGCATACCTGTCCGGCCGGGATTGATGTTCCTTCTTATGTGGCCCTGATCGCCCAGGAGAGATACGCTGAAGCCACGGAACTGATACGGGAGAGGAACCCCTTCCCCGCTATCTGTGGACGGATTTGCAGCCATCCCTGTGAGTTCAAGTGCCGGAGGGGAGAGCTGGATGCTCCGGTGGCCATCAAGTCTTTAAAACGCTTTGCCGCCGATTGGTACTTTGAGAATGTCGGGGAACCACCTCCTCCCTTTCCCGTGACCAGGAAAGAGCGGGTGGCCGTTGTAGGGGCCGGGCCGGCAGGGCTTTCCTGTGCCTATTTTCTTGTTAGGATGGGATACCGCCCCACAGTTTTCGAGGCCCTGCCAGTAGCAGGGGGAATGTTAGGGGTGGCCATCCCGGATTTCCGACTTCCCAAGGAAGTCATGGAAAGAGAGATCGCCCATATTCAGGCCAGGGGGGTGGAGATCCGCTACAGTACCCCCATCAATGTGAACTATACGGTGGACGACCTCAAGAAAGAGGGCTACACTGCGGTCTTTATCGCTGCCGGGGCGCAGCGGAGCAGTCAGTTAGGGATACCAGGAGAGGTAGAGGGTCTGGAGGGATTGCTCTACGGCCTGAGATTTCTCGTGGATGTCAAGGTAGGGAAGCCTGTCTCTGTGGGGAAACGGGTAGGGGTCATTGGCGGTGGAAACGTGGCGATGGATTCCGCCCGTACCGCCCTTCGTCTGGGTGCAGAAGAAGTAAGTGTCTTTTACCGCCGTACACGGGAGGAGATGCCGGTTACAGAAAGTGAATATCAGGAGGCCGTGGAGGAGGGTATTCATTTTCACTTTCTCGTCAGCCCCACCCGTATTGTGAGCGAAGGCTGGAAACTTAAAGGGATAGAGTGTATACGAATGCGTCTGGGGGAGACGGAGGTCTCCGGCCGCCGCCGGCCCGTCCCCATAGAGGGATCAGAATTCTTTGTGGAACTGGACACCCTGATCCCCTCGGTGGGCCAGGCGCCGGACCTGAGTTTCCTCCCCCCGGACAGCAAGTTAGAGCGGGCGCGCTGGGGGACCCTCCAGGTGGACTCAAACACCTTATCTACCAACATTTCCGGGATATTTGCCGGTGGGGACTTTGTTACGGGACCAACTTTTTTGATCTATGCTATTGCGGCTGGGCGGCGGGCTGCCCTGGCCATTGATAAATACCTGAGAAATGACACATCCCGTATTGAGATCAGGGATGAAAAGGTCCATGTGGTTGATGATGTGCGCCTTGCCGCCGGGGAAGAGATGGTGGAGGTCATGCCTCGCCAGAAGGTTCCCGCCCACCGGCCGGAAGAGAGGATTCAAGATTTTCGCGAGATTGAAACAGGTTTTTCCGAGGAACAGGCCAGGGAGGAGGCCACCCGCTGTCTCCGATGCGACCTGGAGAGGTAGGCGGTAGTCGGCGGTTACTGAAAGCGGGTTTAAAGGATTGTAAAAACTAAAGGAGCACTCCATGATTCGGTCCATTACAAGGCAAAAAAGTATGGAGGAGATAGAACGCTTATTGGGGGACTATAGCCGGGTTTTCATTATTGGATGTGGGACCTGTGTGACCCTCTGCTGTACCGGCGGGCTGCCAGAGGTCCTCCAGATGAAAGAAAAATTAGAGGTCGCCAACCGACTGGTGATCGGATACCTGGTACTTCCCGTGGCCTGTGATGAAATCACCCAGGAGGCGCTGGCCGTAAACCAATCAGCTATCTCCGAGGCCCAGGTCCTTCTGATTATGACCTGTGCCTTTGGGGTCCAGACCGTGGCCAGGAGGCTGGAGAGGGCCGTGATACCCGCCCTGGATACCCTTTTTATCGGGAAAGAGCGAGGTCTGGGTGAATTTCATGAGGTCTGTTCCCAATGTGGGATCTGCATCATCGGAGAGACGGGGGGCATTTGCCCGGTTACCACCTGTCACAAGGGT
Proteins encoded:
- a CDS encoding molybdopterin-dependent oxidoreductase, whose product is MDTITLTINGTTVSGKTGMTILALAREMGISIPTLCHDPHLKDIGACRICLVEEENRKALLPACVTAIQPGMIIKTDSAPVLECRRIVVKLLLASHPESCLVCDKGNRCQLRQIASDLGVGLIDMDPMPQYFPSEDRNPFFKRDMSKCILCAKCIRGDQDLVVEGVLDYLNRGFEARPSTLFNQPLEKSNCTFCGTCISLCPTGALTEVGLPWPGTGREVSQTVCPLCACGCSVALESMDGRLIRVRPHGEGSSNGVTLCVKGHFGLDFIHSPDRLRTPLLREEGGWKEASWKEALELVASSLKAIKDKKKGEAIGFLGSSRLTNEENYLFQKLARSVFGSPHVDNGSRLYAAPAFKVLLDAMGRPGMLKSFSELGKADLFLVIGANPAETAPVLSYYLKRAIRDSGARLILIDPRKTPLSRFATLHLRPALGGDLSLIHGITRIMLQNGFWNKEFVHAHTDGFREWEENFTRGNLKLLTRQAGVGDEKLHEAARLLGEAAKVLCIFGDGVTQQPEGVALVRALSNLMILKGESEEWDVGILPLLKENNTLGAWGMGLVPEFLPGFVPSGANANQVPEKERLTALEMIQAADKGKLNALYIVGENPLISFPDRAWVERALARIPFLVVQDLYLTETANMARVVLPAASFAEKEGTVINLEGRIQKINKVFPPLGNSLPDGLIFRRLGEKLGQRIAPEEPTELWEEIGKKAPLYGGIPTHLLVRGEGRLSPGQVRPRFLLSGTDTPQKFLEKEEDFPFYFMTGAVRHHLGWGTRTSRSSRLKKLAPDPCVAISPEEGAALGLAEGDEIRIISRKGEIQSRIRFDPDLPRGLIFASHGYPSRGENRLLDHLWDEETKSQLQKGCAVRIERIDDEPDRDDAA
- the nuoE gene encoding NADH-quinone oxidoreductase subunit NuoE produces the protein MNQTEMTLPKLNEILNPYRGDPEALIPVLQEVQEVFGYIPPETFPHIAGVLKVFPSQVQGVITFYSQFYTYPRGRNVVRVCRGTACHVRGGRGVLRVVQRELNLEDGETTPDSHFTLETVACLGACALAPVMVVNRTYYGKMNPRKIETVLHSYR
- the nuoF gene encoding NADH-quinone oxidoreductase subunit NuoF, whose translation is MERLRNVEDLLHFRQKLIQERDPAKPCVTICGGTGCSAWGSEEVRKAFTEEIERQGLKGKIDVKKTGCHGFCERGPVTVILPEEIFYQQLTKEDVPEVVRETLIQKNVIGRLLYTHPVTGKKFIYDHEIPFYDKQKRIVFSDNGRIDPTEIGDYIARGGYAALGKALTSMIPEEVIDWVEKSGLRGRGGAGFPTGTKWRITRQNPGKAKYLICNADEGDPGAFMDRSVLEGNPHLVLEGMLIAAYAMGSTEGYIYVRAEYPLATRHLKIALGQAKELGLLGSRILGTDFSFQIKIKEGAGAFVCGEETALITSVEGKRGMPRIRPPFPAQAGLRGQPTCINNVETFANVRSIILKGWEWYANIGTEKSKGTKIFSLTGRINNTGLVEVPMGTTFREVIFDIGGGIPKGRNFKAAQMGGPSGGCIPARFLDLPIDYDSLREVGSMMGSGGLIVMDENTCMVDLARFFLTFTQDESCGKCTPCRLGTLQMLKILTRITRGEGREGDLERLRNIGENVKKSSLCGLGQTCPNPVLSTLTYFREEYETHIKEHKCPAAVCDAMVISACQHTCPAGIDVPSYVALIAQERYAEATELIRERNPFPAICGRICSHPCEFKCRRGELDAPVAIKSLKRFAADWYFENVGEPPPPFPVTRKERVAVVGAGPAGLSCAYFLVRMGYRPTVFEALPVAGGMLGVAIPDFRLPKEVMEREIAHIQARGVEIRYSTPINVNYTVDDLKKEGYTAVFIAAGAQRSSQLGIPGEVEGLEGLLYGLRFLVDVKVGKPVSVGKRVGVIGGGNVAMDSARTALRLGAEEVSVFYRRTREEMPVTESEYQEAVEEGIHFHFLVSPTRIVSEGWKLKGIECIRMRLGETEVSGRRRPVPIEGSEFFVELDTLIPSVGQAPDLSFLPPDSKLERARWGTLQVDSNTLSTNISGIFAGGDFVTGPTFLIYAIAAGRRAALAIDKYLRNDTSRIEIRDEKVHVVDDVRLAAGEEMVEVMPRQKVPAHRPEERIQDFREIETGFSEEQAREEATRCLRCDLER
- a CDS encoding methylenetetrahydrofolate reductase C-terminal domain-containing protein; the protein is MIRSITRQKSMEEIERLLGDYSRVFIIGCGTCVTLCCTGGLPEVLQMKEKLEVANRLVIGYLVLPVACDEITQEALAVNQSAISEAQVLLIMTCAFGVQTVARRLERAVIPALDTLFIGKERGLGEFHEVCSQCGICIIGETGGICPVTTCHKGLVNGPCGGTREGKCEIDPQKDCAWTLIYQRLENLGKLDLMRRYQGPRNHQVAPRPGVFFVPQEERSI